In Nostoc sp. CENA543, a single genomic region encodes these proteins:
- a CDS encoding ABC transporter ATP-binding protein, giving the protein MQKSRRIAKIGAYLRPHLRDATLGILALLSVNALGVYIPWLIRACVDQIAKNFSWQEILRYVVIIVLLSSAMWLIRMASRLWIFGVGRQVEFDLKQKIFEHLLQLEPAYFATNTIGDLISRATSDVDNVRRLLGFAVLSLSNTVFAYALTLPAMLAISVNLTLAAIAMYPFMFLLVHLFSNRLRQKQAKVQEKISDISELIQEDMSGMALIKIYAQEANERRAFAQKNQELLEANLALAKIRNILFPLIGGLAGLSSLIIIWLGTAQITTGNLAVGDFLALLIYVERLVFPTTLLGFTITAYQRGEVSIDRLEAIFSVQPKIKDSHDAIHLPLAEVKGELTAKNLSFSYPGARQSALDRINFTIHPGETVSIVGAIGSGKSTLANALPRLLDIAPGQLFLDGVDITKIALTDLRSAIAYVPQDSFLFSTTIKNNIRYGSPESDQLNIESVAKSAQIHPEIMNFPQQYETIVGERGITLSGGQRQRTALARAMLVNAPVLILDDALSSVDNQTATQILNHLASGVGRKTVVFITHQLSAAAAADRIFVMDKGKIVQVGNHLELMQQEGMYRQLWSQHQVEELLR; this is encoded by the coding sequence ATGCAAAAATCTCGGCGAATTGCAAAAATCGGTGCTTATCTACGTCCCCACTTGCGAGATGCAACGTTGGGGATTTTGGCTTTGTTGTCTGTCAACGCATTAGGTGTTTATATTCCTTGGTTAATTCGCGCTTGTGTTGATCAAATTGCGAAAAACTTTAGCTGGCAGGAAATACTACGTTATGTTGTAATCATTGTTTTACTCAGTTCGGCGATGTGGTTGATTCGCATGGCTTCGCGTCTGTGGATATTTGGCGTAGGGAGACAAGTAGAATTTGACCTCAAACAAAAGATTTTTGAACATTTACTGCAATTAGAGCCAGCTTATTTTGCCACTAATACTATTGGTGATTTAATCAGCAGGGCTACTAGTGATGTAGACAATGTGCGGCGGTTGTTGGGTTTTGCGGTGTTAAGTTTAAGTAATACAGTGTTTGCTTATGCCTTAACACTGCCAGCAATGTTAGCAATTAGCGTCAATCTCACATTGGCTGCTATTGCAATGTATCCTTTTATGTTTCTGTTGGTACATTTATTTAGCAATCGGCTACGTCAGAAACAAGCCAAAGTCCAAGAGAAAATCTCTGATATTAGTGAACTCATCCAAGAAGATATGAGTGGCATGGCTTTAATTAAAATCTATGCCCAAGAAGCAAATGAACGTCGAGCCTTTGCTCAAAAAAATCAAGAATTATTAGAGGCAAACTTAGCATTAGCGAAAATTCGCAATATTTTGTTCCCTCTGATTGGTGGTTTAGCGGGGTTAAGTTCACTCATCATTATTTGGTTAGGAACAGCACAAATTACAACTGGTAATTTGGCGGTTGGTGATTTTTTGGCGTTATTAATTTATGTAGAAAGGTTAGTTTTTCCCACGACTTTGTTAGGTTTTACTATTACTGCCTATCAACGGGGGGAAGTGAGTATAGACCGCTTAGAAGCGATATTTAGCGTCCAACCCAAGATTAAAGATAGTCATGATGCCATTCATTTACCTTTAGCTGAAGTCAAAGGAGAATTAACAGCGAAAAATCTCAGTTTTAGTTATCCAGGAGCAAGGCAATCAGCTTTAGATCGTATTAATTTTACAATTCACCCTGGGGAAACAGTCTCCATTGTGGGGGCAATTGGTTCAGGAAAGTCTACTTTGGCTAATGCTTTACCGCGATTGTTAGATATTGCCCCAGGACAGTTATTTTTAGATGGGGTGGATATTACCAAGATAGCTTTAACTGATTTACGCAGTGCGATCGCCTACGTACCTCAAGATAGCTTCTTATTCAGCACTACCATCAAAAATAATATCCGCTACGGCAGTCCCGAAAGTGACCAGTTAAATATAGAATCTGTGGCGAAATCAGCCCAAATTCACCCAGAAATCATGAACTTCCCCCAACAGTATGAAACCATCGTAGGGGAAAGGGGAATTACTCTTTCTGGCGGTCAGCGACAACGCACAGCTTTAGCAAGGGCGATGTTAGTCAATGCACCAGTGTTAATTTTAGATGATGCCCTTTCGAGTGTAGATAATCAAACTGCTACCCAAATCCTCAATCATTTAGCCAGTGGTGTAGGACGCAAAACCGTAGTATTTATCACTCACCAACTTTCGGCGGCGGCAGCAGCTGACCGAATTTTCGTCATGGATAAAGGTAAAATCGTCCAAGTAGGCAATCATCTAGAACTGATGCAGCAAGAAGGAATGTATCGCCAACTCTGGAGTCAGCATCAGGTAGAAGAATTATTGCGATAG
- a CDS encoding substrate-binding domain-containing protein, which produces MVYAQIKAKLTGLFPQSPGVEVANNGVVPGEMSVVPQIPLGVDEVYKRYVCENSNPLTCAWTQKSLEQDPTAKQCLNCGFPAILPPKTEIRGYRGRYRIDGFLGGRGMGRLYQGVQLADQQPVVIKEYLLPQRVFNQEETREKKQAFERLAGLSLADGRVQDIRLILPWDAIADPTAERCYLVTTGIQDTYPTLRKYLHEHGAMNENEVYHVLNQVLQTLQFLHGQKFTLPSGQVQQGIAHGNLSLDSLLLIAHELEFFTHVCDLAVWETLFELPNTKQSSPTFTQDLKNLGYIAFYLLSGNTVDSNNQALDPKIEQHWPSVRQEFQAFLFRLLELDKPFISAEEARQALIQITPVTQNQVLVIEGEEETKKTFHPLYWLLLSLLGLAFLAGIIWLLIKIFYKPEVTTQDAVVCCLKDVPGVPPGKYNYTGEKSATWSYILQQSNLILQNQTLEEKLKESQPKLQINYRPEEKLEIAIAKVQSGQYNFAVTNLVNQLPQQMRYKEFAYDGLVVFVAFSYSQRDQNLPEPLRGQISLEQLRNLYTGKIKYWNQLNPQLPKLRVNLYIPSEAEAVNIFKERVLKEPNAIDTFERLQKINNQQDTFTDNEPIVITRLHTLEMVRRILQDFEKDDKNQAERIGSIGFATLSQVFGQCSVYPLAIVDGNQEAVQSLVQSDTNKPINPKTDLCDDKGSYSPNLEVFKNGTYPLSYPMVVVYLGDNSRPPIGQKFAEMLKTQEVQNLLEQTGLVPLQKNNK; this is translated from the coding sequence GTGGTTTATGCACAAATCAAAGCCAAGTTAACTGGACTTTTTCCCCAGTCACCAGGGGTAGAAGTTGCTAATAATGGTGTTGTTCCTGGGGAAATGAGTGTTGTACCACAAATTCCTTTGGGGGTTGATGAGGTATATAAGCGTTATGTTTGTGAGAACAGCAACCCTTTAACTTGTGCATGGACGCAAAAAAGCCTGGAACAAGACCCCACGGCGAAACAATGCCTTAATTGCGGTTTTCCGGCGATTTTACCCCCCAAAACTGAAATTCGCGGCTATCGGGGACGATACCGCATAGATGGCTTTTTGGGAGGACGGGGAATGGGACGCTTGTACCAAGGTGTGCAGCTTGCAGACCAGCAGCCTGTGGTCATTAAGGAATATCTTTTACCACAACGGGTTTTTAATCAAGAGGAAACCAGGGAAAAAAAACAGGCTTTTGAACGGTTGGCGGGTTTAAGTTTAGCTGATGGTCGAGTTCAGGATATCCGCTTGATTTTACCTTGGGATGCGATCGCTGATCCCACAGCCGAGCGTTGTTATCTTGTCACCACTGGTATTCAAGATACCTATCCCACTTTGCGGAAGTATCTTCATGAACATGGTGCAATGAATGAAAACGAGGTTTATCATGTGCTGAACCAAGTGCTGCAAACATTGCAATTTCTCCACGGTCAAAAATTTACCTTACCTTCCGGTCAAGTACAACAAGGAATTGCACATGGTAATCTCAGTTTAGATAGTTTGTTATTAATTGCCCATGAACTAGAGTTTTTTACCCATGTTTGTGATTTAGCAGTTTGGGAAACTTTATTTGAATTACCTAATACTAAACAAAGCTCACCTACATTTACTCAAGATTTAAAAAATTTAGGATATATCGCTTTTTATTTATTATCTGGAAATACTGTAGACTCCAATAATCAAGCACTTGACCCGAAAATAGAACAGCATTGGCCGTCGGTGAGACAGGAATTTCAGGCTTTTCTGTTTCGCTTGTTAGAACTAGATAAACCATTTATTAGTGCCGAAGAAGCCAGACAAGCACTGATTCAAATTACACCAGTTACTCAAAACCAAGTTTTAGTCATAGAAGGGGAAGAAGAAACTAAAAAAACTTTTCATCCTCTTTATTGGTTATTGCTAAGTCTTTTAGGATTAGCATTTTTGGCTGGAATTATTTGGTTATTAATCAAAATATTTTATAAGCCAGAAGTGACTACACAAGATGCGGTAGTTTGTTGTTTAAAAGATGTGCCTGGTGTACCTCCAGGTAAATACAATTATACGGGCGAAAAATCGGCTACTTGGAGTTATATTTTACAGCAAAGCAATTTAATTTTACAAAATCAAACTTTAGAAGAGAAGCTCAAAGAGAGCCAACCTAAACTACAAATTAATTATCGACCAGAAGAGAAATTAGAAATAGCGATCGCTAAGGTTCAATCTGGTCAGTATAATTTTGCTGTGACTAATTTGGTTAATCAATTACCACAACAAATGAGATATAAAGAATTTGCCTATGACGGCTTGGTAGTTTTTGTGGCTTTTAGCTACTCTCAACGAGACCAAAATTTACCTGAACCCTTGCGGGGTCAAATTAGTCTTGAGCAATTGCGAAATTTATATACAGGCAAAATTAAATATTGGAATCAATTAAATCCTCAGTTACCTAAATTACGTGTAAATTTATATATACCCTCAGAAGCAGAAGCAGTAAATATTTTTAAAGAAAGAGTTTTAAAAGAACCTAATGCTATAGATACATTTGAGCGACTACAAAAAATAAATAACCAGCAGGATACATTTACAGATAATGAGCCTATAGTAATTACTCGCTTGCATACCTTAGAAATGGTGAGAAGGATTTTACAAGATTTTGAAAAAGACGATAAAAATCAAGCTGAAAGGATTGGCAGTATAGGTTTTGCGACACTTAGTCAAGTATTTGGACAGTGTTCCGTATATCCTTTAGCCATCGTAGATGGTAATCAAGAAGCTGTACAATCTTTAGTCCAGAGTGATACAAATAAACCGATAAATCCCAAGACAGACTTATGTGATGATAAAGGAAGTTATAGTCCTAATCTTGAAGTTTTCAAGAACGGAACTTATCCCCTGAGTTATCCAATGGTTGTAGTTTATCTAGGAGATAATAGCCGTCCTCCCATTGGACAAAAATTTGCTGAAATGCTCAAAACGCAAGAAGTACAGAATCTCTTAGAACAAACTGGATTAGTACCTTTACAAAAAAACAATAAGTAA
- a CDS encoding phage tail protein, with protein MTNTARELNYVTTNRFYVEMESSITACFTECQGLGVTVKTEKFSEGGVNDQQRVLLNPAEFSDVTLKRGITNDLTFWTWMSQILSSVGANAKQRRNVNILLFNQAGEIMQCWTLIGAVPIGWKAPSFSAESNTVAIEELTLTYEGLKVDKTRAGGASILSGRDSAGYFSSN; from the coding sequence ATGACTAATACTGCTCGCGAATTAAATTATGTAACCACTAATAGATTTTATGTAGAAATGGAAAGCAGTATCACCGCTTGCTTTACCGAATGTCAAGGATTAGGTGTGACAGTCAAAACAGAGAAATTCTCCGAAGGTGGTGTAAATGATCAACAAAGAGTGCTGTTAAACCCAGCAGAGTTTTCTGATGTCACACTGAAGCGAGGAATTACTAATGATTTAACCTTCTGGACTTGGATGAGTCAAATTTTGAGTAGTGTTGGTGCTAACGCTAAACAACGTCGTAACGTCAATATTTTATTATTTAACCAAGCTGGAGAAATTATGCAATGTTGGACTCTGATTGGTGCTGTTCCTATTGGATGGAAAGCACCCAGTTTTAGCGCAGAATCCAACACAGTAGCTATTGAAGAATTGACCTTAACCTATGAAGGCTTAAAAGTTGATAAGACTAGAGCAGGCGGTGCATCCATTTTATCAGGTCGAGATAGTGCGGGATATTTTTCTAGTAACTAG